One Kineococcus radiotolerans SRS30216 = ATCC BAA-149 DNA window includes the following coding sequences:
- a CDS encoding FHA domain-containing protein has translation MSASGTSPDGGTTPEGAPEERPVDSTMSFAGLVVPEVHESAERGLTSDDREAIDALPAGSALLVVRRGPNAGSRFLLDAERTSAGRHQTSDIFLDDVTVSRRHAEFLRAPDPSTGPGFRVRDVGSLNGTYVNRERIDDVVLAAGDEVQIGKYRMDFHPSPRVPQQAGQ, from the coding sequence ATGTCCGCGTCGGGCACGTCCCCGGACGGAGGGACGACTCCCGAGGGAGCCCCGGAGGAGCGGCCGGTCGACTCGACCATGTCGTTCGCGGGTCTCGTGGTCCCGGAGGTGCACGAGAGCGCCGAGCGCGGTCTCACCAGCGACGACCGGGAGGCCATCGACGCGCTGCCGGCGGGGTCGGCGCTGCTGGTCGTGCGGCGGGGCCCCAACGCCGGGTCGCGGTTCCTCCTCGACGCCGAGCGGACCTCCGCCGGCCGTCACCAGACCAGCGACATCTTCCTCGACGACGTCACCGTCTCGCGGCGGCACGCGGAGTTCCTGCGGGCCCCCGACCCGTCGACCGGCCCGGGGTTCCGGGTGCGCGACGTCGGCAGCCTCAACGGCACCTACGTCAACCGCGAGCGCATCGACGACGTCGTCCTCGCCGCCGGCGACGAGGTGCAGATCGGCAAGTACCGGATGGACTTCCACCCCAGTCCCCGGGTGCCGCAGCAGGCCGGGCAGTGA
- a CDS encoding small basic family protein, translated as MIAALGLVVGIVAGVLLHPEVPVFLQPYLPIAVVAALDAVFGGLRAVLDGIFDDKVFVVSFLSNAVVAALIVYLGDQLGVGSQLSTGVVVVLGVRIFSNAAAIRRHLLNA; from the coding sequence GTGATCGCCGCCCTGGGACTCGTCGTCGGGATCGTCGCCGGCGTGCTGCTGCACCCCGAGGTGCCGGTGTTCCTGCAGCCCTACCTGCCGATCGCCGTCGTCGCCGCCCTCGACGCCGTCTTCGGGGGCCTGCGGGCCGTGCTGGACGGGATCTTCGACGACAAGGTGTTCGTCGTCTCGTTCCTGTCCAACGCCGTCGTCGCCGCGCTCATCGTCTACCTGGGCGACCAGCTCGGCGTCGGGTCCCAGCTGTCCACCGGCGTCGTCGTGGTGCTGGGGGTGCGGATCTTCTCCAACGCCGCGGCCATCCGCCGGCACCTGCTGAACGCGTGA
- a CDS encoding Hsp20/alpha crystallin family protein produces the protein MLMRTDPFRELDRLTQQVLGTTARPALMAMDAWRSGEEFVVEFDLPGVDPSSIELDVQRNVLSVRAQRPVHEGTAEMVAAERPRGVFSRQLILGDNLDTERITANYQAGVLALRVPVAEKAKPRRIAVETAEQPQAIST, from the coding sequence GTGTTGATGCGCACTGATCCCTTCCGGGAGCTCGACCGGCTCACCCAGCAGGTCCTCGGGACGACAGCCCGGCCCGCGCTCATGGCGATGGACGCCTGGCGCAGCGGCGAGGAGTTCGTCGTCGAGTTCGACCTCCCGGGGGTCGACCCGTCCAGCATCGAGCTGGACGTCCAACGCAACGTCCTCAGCGTCCGGGCCCAGCGCCCGGTGCACGAGGGCACGGCCGAGATGGTCGCGGCCGAACGTCCGCGCGGGGTGTTCAGCCGCCAGCTGATCCTCGGCGACAACCTGGACACCGAGCGGATCACCGCGAACTACCAGGCGGGTGTCCTCGCGCTGCGGGTCCCGGTGGCGGAGAAGGCCAAGCCGCGACGCATCGCCGTCGAGACGGCCGAGCAGCCGCAGGCCATCTCCACCTGA
- a CDS encoding DUF881 domain-containing protein: protein MSEQPRPRRSPWRRLWRAGAPRATRAQLLAGLLCAALGFGVVVQVRQTDTSGLDDLREADLVRILDDTTERGDRLEEELSSLQATRRELTEGSDSARAAAEAAQQRAREYGLLAGTLPAHGPGIVATVGDPAGAVRSTHLIQLVQELRDAGAEAIQVGGTRVVAGTAFTDAAGGVLVDGTTERAPYVVNVIGDPDTLSTALDIPGGVRETLRSAGADLDVRTAGGDGAGGEVRISALHALSAPQYARPASPGPSTGNG, encoded by the coding sequence GTGAGCGAGCAGCCGCGCCCCCGCCGTTCGCCGTGGCGGCGGTTGTGGCGGGCCGGCGCGCCGCGGGCCACCCGCGCGCAGCTGCTGGCCGGGCTCCTCTGCGCCGCCCTCGGCTTCGGGGTCGTCGTGCAGGTCCGCCAGACCGACACCTCCGGCCTGGACGACCTGCGCGAGGCCGACCTGGTCCGGATCCTGGACGACACCACCGAGCGCGGGGACCGCCTGGAGGAGGAGCTCAGCAGCCTGCAGGCCACCCGCCGCGAGCTCACCGAGGGTTCCGACTCCGCGCGCGCCGCGGCCGAGGCCGCGCAGCAGCGGGCCCGGGAGTACGGCCTGCTGGCCGGCACCCTGCCCGCGCACGGGCCGGGCATCGTCGCCACCGTCGGCGACCCCGCCGGCGCCGTCCGCTCCACCCACCTCATCCAGCTCGTGCAGGAGCTGCGCGACGCCGGGGCCGAGGCCATCCAGGTCGGCGGCACCCGGGTGGTGGCCGGGACGGCCTTCACCGACGCCGCGGGCGGGGTGCTGGTGGACGGGACGACCGAGCGCGCGCCCTACGTGGTGAACGTGATCGGGGACCCCGACACGCTGTCCACCGCGCTGGACATCCCCGGCGGCGTCCGCGAGACGCTGCGCTCGGCCGGAGCCGACCTGGACGTGCGCACCGCCGGGGGCGACGGGGCGGGGGGCGAGGTGCGGATCAGCGCCTTGCACGCCCTCTCCGCGCCTCAGTACGCTCGCCCGGCGTCACCGGGACCCTCCACCGGCAACGGCTGA
- the gcvH gene encoding glycine cleavage system protein GcvH yields MSNVPADLRYTSEHEWVRVEADGTVRVGITDHAQDALGDVVYVSLPAEGETVTAGGACGEVESTKSVSEITAPVSGTVSGHNPGLETRPDLVNTDPYGEGWMFTIAPSDTAEVEGLLDAEAYAAHAG; encoded by the coding sequence ATGTCCAACGTCCCCGCCGACCTCCGCTACACCAGCGAGCACGAATGGGTGCGCGTCGAGGCGGACGGCACCGTCCGGGTCGGCATCACCGACCACGCCCAGGACGCCCTCGGGGACGTCGTCTACGTCTCGCTGCCCGCTGAGGGCGAGACCGTCACCGCCGGCGGCGCGTGCGGCGAGGTGGAGTCCACCAAGAGCGTCAGCGAGATCACCGCGCCGGTCTCCGGCACGGTCTCCGGGCACAACCCCGGTCTGGAGACGCGTCCGGACCTGGTGAACACCGACCCCTACGGCGAGGGCTGGATGTTCACCATCGCCCCCTCCGACACCGCCGAGGTCGAGGGCCTGCTCGACGCCGAGGCGTACGCCGCCCACGCCGGCTGA
- a CDS encoding bifunctional nuclease family protein has product MRALDVIGVRVEMPSNNPIVLLRERDGDRYLPIWIGAPEASAIAFAQQGVVPPRPLTHDLLKDVIEAVGRRLEEVRIVAVEDNVYFAELVLDGGLTVSSRTSDAIALALRVGCPIVSAEQVLDSGGVPVPDEDEDEVEKFREFLDHISPEDFESGSGER; this is encoded by the coding sequence GTGCGCGCGCTCGATGTCATCGGCGTCCGGGTCGAGATGCCTTCCAACAACCCGATCGTGCTGCTGCGCGAACGGGACGGCGACCGCTACCTGCCCATCTGGATCGGGGCCCCGGAGGCGAGCGCCATCGCCTTCGCCCAGCAGGGTGTGGTCCCTCCCCGTCCGCTGACCCACGACCTCCTCAAGGACGTCATCGAGGCCGTCGGCCGACGTCTGGAGGAGGTCCGGATCGTCGCGGTCGAGGACAACGTCTACTTCGCCGAGCTGGTCCTCGACGGTGGCCTCACGGTCAGCTCGCGGACCTCCGACGCGATCGCCCTCGCCCTGCGCGTGGGCTGCCCCATCGTCAGCGCCGAGCAGGTGCTGGACTCCGGTGGCGTCCCGGTCCCCGACGAGGACGAGGACGAGGTGGAGAAGTTCCGCGAGTTCCTCGACCACATCTCGCCCGAGGACTTCGAGTCCGGGTCCGGGGAGCGCTGA
- a CDS encoding CDP-alcohol phosphatidyltransferase family protein — protein MASGHVVSDRVLTIPNGLSLLRLLLLPVFAVLILGGRDGWALLVLVVSSASDYLDGNLARRWNQVTRLGQVLDPFADRLYILTTLLGLAHRDLVPWWLVVVLLARDLVLVATVPVLARMGHTVLPVHFLGKAGTFCLLGAFPLLLLAEVSTTLAGPAGAVGWALALWGTGLYWWAGVLYLVQLVRLRRSERP, from the coding sequence GTGGCGAGCGGGCACGTCGTCAGCGACCGCGTGCTCACGATCCCCAACGGCCTCAGCCTCCTGCGGCTGCTGCTGCTGCCGGTCTTCGCCGTCCTGATCCTGGGCGGCCGCGACGGGTGGGCCCTGCTCGTCCTCGTCGTCAGCAGCGCCAGCGACTACCTCGACGGCAACCTGGCCCGGCGCTGGAACCAGGTGACCCGCCTGGGGCAGGTGCTGGACCCCTTCGCCGACCGGCTCTACATCCTCACCACCCTGCTGGGCCTGGCCCACCGCGACCTCGTCCCCTGGTGGCTCGTGGTCGTGCTGCTCGCCCGCGACCTCGTCCTGGTGGCGACGGTGCCCGTGCTGGCCCGGATGGGTCACACGGTGCTGCCCGTGCACTTCCTGGGCAAGGCCGGCACGTTCTGCCTGCTCGGCGCCTTCCCGCTGCTGCTGCTGGCGGAGGTGTCGACCACCCTGGCCGGGCCCGCCGGCGCGGTGGGCTGGGCCCTGGCGCTGTGGGGCACCGGGCTGTACTGGTGGGCCGGGGTCCTCTACCTCGTCCAGCTCGTGCGGCTGCGGCGGAGCGAGCGCCCGTGA
- a CDS encoding MerR family transcriptional regulator: MSSGDAVAGSSHKSTPPARSQGLLFSEDLPDLDEEVGYRGQTACKAAGITYRQLDYWARTGLVEPGVRGASGSGSQRLYGFRDILVLKVVKRLLDTGVSLHQIRTAVTHLRERGVDDLAQITLMSDGASVYECTSADEVIDLVQGGQGVFGIAVGRVWREVEGELASLPSERPAPRDPGQTAMVLADELSRRRAARKAV; the protein is encoded by the coding sequence GTGAGCAGTGGCGACGCAGTCGCAGGGTCGTCGCACAAGTCGACCCCACCAGCCCGTTCCCAGGGGCTGCTGTTCTCCGAGGACCTCCCCGACCTCGACGAGGAGGTCGGCTACCGCGGGCAGACCGCGTGCAAGGCCGCCGGCATCACCTACCGCCAGCTCGACTACTGGGCCCGCACGGGCCTGGTCGAACCCGGTGTCCGCGGGGCCTCCGGGTCCGGGTCCCAGCGCCTCTACGGGTTCCGCGACATCCTGGTGCTCAAGGTCGTGAAGCGCCTGCTCGACACCGGGGTCTCGCTGCACCAGATCCGCACCGCGGTGACCCACCTCCGCGAGCGCGGGGTCGACGACCTGGCCCAGATCACCCTCATGTCCGACGGCGCCAGCGTCTACGAGTGCACCTCGGCGGACGAGGTCATAGATCTCGTCCAGGGCGGGCAGGGGGTCTTCGGCATCGCCGTGGGCCGGGTCTGGCGCGAGGTCGAGGGGGAGCTCGCCTCGTTGCCCAGCGAGCGCCCCGCCCCCCGCGACCCCGGTCAGACGGCCATGGTCCTGGCCGACGAGCTCTCCCGCCGCCGCGCGGCGCGCAAGGCCGTCTGA
- a CDS encoding MerR family transcriptional regulator yields MTIGEVMAILSPDFPEVSVSKIRFLEEQGLVEPGRTAAGYRKFSSDDVDRLRYVLAAQRDHYLPLKVIRENLQALDRGLEPSEQPGSAPRVPEIALAPPVAGAGRFDGHAANLRLTRTELLRESGVEAALLDALEGYGVLSPAPGGPWYDGEALEVLRAAAALAAHGIEARHLRMFRTAADREVALAEQVAAPLQRLGQRSSGESADRADQVAREIAAACLRLHTALVAGALGRSGR; encoded by the coding sequence ATGACGATCGGGGAGGTCATGGCGATCCTGTCGCCGGACTTCCCCGAGGTCAGCGTCTCCAAGATCCGGTTCCTCGAGGAGCAGGGGCTCGTCGAGCCCGGGCGCACGGCCGCGGGGTACCGGAAGTTCTCCTCCGACGACGTCGACCGCCTGCGCTACGTCCTGGCCGCCCAGCGCGACCACTACCTGCCGCTGAAGGTCATCCGGGAGAACCTGCAGGCCCTGGACCGGGGTCTGGAGCCCTCCGAGCAGCCCGGCAGCGCGCCGCGGGTGCCCGAGATCGCCCTCGCCCCGCCCGTGGCCGGGGCCGGCCGCTTCGACGGGCACGCGGCCAACCTGCGCCTGACGCGCACCGAGCTGCTGCGGGAGTCCGGCGTCGAGGCCGCCCTGCTGGACGCCCTGGAGGGGTACGGCGTCCTCTCCCCGGCCCCGGGGGGCCCCTGGTACGACGGGGAGGCCCTGGAGGTGCTGCGCGCGGCCGCGGCGCTGGCCGCGCACGGCATCGAGGCCCGGCACCTGCGGATGTTCCGCACCGCCGCCGACCGCGAGGTCGCCCTGGCCGAGCAGGTCGCCGCGCCGCTGCAGCGGCTGGGGCAGCGCTCCTCGGGCGAGAGCGCCGACCGGGCCGACCAGGTGGCCCGGGAGATCGCCGCCGCCTGCCTGCGCCTGCACACGGCCCTCGTGGCGGGCGCCCTGGGCCGCTCCGGCCGCTGA
- a CDS encoding DUF881 domain-containing protein, translating into MTRGPGPAGREPAGRDPAASTALLTEVMTRPLDPGYAAAARRRAESGAPRSRAGRGGTWLALLAIGALLAVAGARAAAAEPAADRGRQALLQRIDDATTRSDRLTAQVAQAQAGNAELAAALGGAPAASADARAEGLAVAAAATAVTGPGLQVVLDDAPEDGSAGSDGVTTSGRVVDRDVQIVVNGLWQNGAEAVAVNGQRLSSLSSIRAAGEAVLVDHRPLTPPYTISAIGDPAALETGLATSVAGRYLQVLRDNYDIPAEVTTRSAQDALTLPAAPRLDLRLARADAQ; encoded by the coding sequence GTGACGCGCGGACCCGGCCCCGCCGGGCGCGAACCCGCCGGGCGCGACCCCGCGGCCAGCACGGCGTTGCTGACCGAGGTCATGACCCGCCCGCTCGACCCCGGGTACGCGGCCGCGGCGCGCCGCCGCGCCGAGAGCGGCGCCCCGCGCTCGCGCGCCGGGCGCGGGGGGACCTGGCTGGCGCTGCTGGCCATCGGTGCGCTGCTCGCCGTCGCCGGCGCGCGGGCCGCCGCGGCCGAACCGGCCGCCGACCGCGGCCGGCAGGCGCTGCTGCAGCGCATCGACGACGCCACCACCCGCTCCGACCGCCTCACCGCGCAGGTCGCGCAGGCGCAGGCCGGCAACGCCGAGCTGGCCGCCGCGCTCGGCGGCGCGCCGGCGGCCTCCGCCGACGCCCGCGCCGAGGGGCTCGCCGTGGCCGCCGCCGCGACCGCCGTCACCGGCCCGGGGCTGCAGGTCGTCCTGGACGACGCCCCCGAGGACGGCTCGGCCGGCTCGGACGGGGTCACCACGTCGGGGCGGGTCGTGGACCGCGACGTCCAGATCGTCGTCAACGGCCTGTGGCAGAACGGCGCCGAGGCCGTGGCGGTCAACGGGCAGCGGCTGAGCTCGCTGTCCTCGATCCGGGCCGCCGGCGAGGCCGTCCTCGTCGACCACCGCCCCCTGACCCCGCCGTACACGATCTCCGCGATCGGGGACCCGGCGGCGCTGGAGACCGGTCTGGCCACCTCGGTGGCGGGCCGCTACCTGCAGGTGCTGCGGGACAACTACGACATCCCCGCCGAGGTCACCACCCGTTCCGCGCAGGACGCGCTGACCCTGCCCGCCGCGCCCAGGCTCGACCTGAGGCTCGCGCGGGCGGACGCGCAGTAG